The following are encoded in a window of Sphaerisporangium siamense genomic DNA:
- a CDS encoding terminase large subunit domain-containing protein: MSSTIWQTPFELREQCAELYGLTCPPRWGPPRRPQFQTMGPRVATVMDRLGYKVMPWQQYVLDVAFELDPDTGLFAYREVGLSIPRQQGKTTIVLGVVVHRLMAWHRQRVIYAAQNRTEAFRRFDEEFVEVLDGSRLAGRFRVRRTTGQEQIIWQDTRSRMGITSNTEKAAHGATLDLGVIDEAFAHEDDRLEQAFVPAQSTRDMAQLWWASAGGTDKSVYLNRKRDRGRELMEALWTEGRHPAVAHFEWYAPDDMPRDKPATWRACMPALGHTVSEATIRGDLDRMDPAEFDRAYLNRTRKKAPPSDPNVPKGKWPGLADRQSQPGVQLALAIEVSHDRAWSSLVVAALRPDGRVHVELVDRRPGTAWVVAAIVRLRRLWDPVAIAIASTGSPAGSLIDDLDAAGVKAPEDKDKPKRGDLIIMRTNDIVEACGQMADAMTQATIVHTDQVDMTSAVTGAMTRPSGDAWVLDRRRSLTDVSPFMGATLARWALLIVGPKVRAPYDPLDSVY; this comes from the coding sequence ATGAGCTCGACGATCTGGCAGACCCCGTTTGAACTGCGAGAGCAGTGCGCCGAGCTGTACGGGCTGACGTGCCCGCCGCGCTGGGGGCCGCCTCGTCGCCCCCAGTTTCAGACCATGGGGCCGCGGGTCGCGACGGTCATGGATCGCCTCGGCTACAAGGTCATGCCGTGGCAACAATACGTCTTGGATGTGGCGTTCGAGCTGGACCCAGACACGGGCCTGTTCGCATACCGCGAGGTCGGACTGTCGATTCCGCGACAGCAGGGCAAGACCACGATCGTTTTGGGCGTCGTCGTTCACCGGTTGATGGCCTGGCATCGGCAACGCGTCATCTATGCAGCCCAGAACCGCACAGAGGCATTCCGCCGCTTCGACGAGGAGTTCGTTGAGGTCCTGGACGGGTCGCGGTTGGCGGGTCGCTTCCGGGTGCGGCGCACCACAGGCCAGGAGCAGATCATCTGGCAAGACACCCGGTCCCGGATGGGCATCACCTCCAACACTGAGAAGGCGGCGCACGGCGCCACGCTTGACCTCGGGGTGATCGACGAGGCGTTCGCCCACGAGGATGACCGGCTGGAGCAGGCGTTTGTGCCAGCGCAGTCAACACGGGACATGGCGCAGCTGTGGTGGGCGAGCGCGGGCGGCACTGACAAAAGCGTCTACCTGAACCGGAAACGCGACCGTGGGCGAGAGCTGATGGAGGCACTCTGGACCGAGGGTCGACATCCCGCAGTGGCGCACTTCGAGTGGTACGCCCCCGACGACATGCCACGTGACAAGCCGGCGACGTGGCGAGCATGCATGCCAGCTCTAGGCCATACGGTTTCGGAAGCGACGATTCGCGGAGACCTGGACCGGATGGACCCGGCCGAGTTCGACCGGGCGTATCTGAACCGGACCCGCAAGAAGGCGCCGCCGAGCGACCCGAACGTGCCCAAGGGCAAGTGGCCGGGGCTGGCCGACCGCCAGTCACAGCCCGGCGTACAGCTGGCCCTCGCGATCGAGGTCAGCCACGACCGGGCGTGGTCGTCGCTGGTGGTGGCGGCGCTGCGGCCGGACGGCCGGGTGCACGTCGAGCTGGTCGACCGGCGCCCGGGGACGGCCTGGGTGGTGGCGGCGATCGTGCGGCTGCGGCGGTTGTGGGACCCGGTGGCCATCGCGATCGCCTCGACCGGGTCGCCTGCAGGCAGCCTCATCGACGACCTGGACGCCGCCGGCGTGAAGGCCCCCGAGGACAAGGACAAACCGAAACGCGGCGACCTGATCATCATGCGGACCAACGACATCGTCGAGGCGTGCGGCCAGATGGCTGATGCGATGACGCAGGCCACGATCGTCCATACCGACCAGGTCGACATGACCTCGGCGGTGACCGGCGCGATGACCAGGCCGTCGGGGGACGCGTGGGTCCTGGACCGCCGCCGGTCGCTCACCGACGTCTCACCGTTCATGGGGGCGACGCTCGCCCGGTGGGCGCTGCTGATCGTCGGCCCGAAGGTTCGCGCGCCGTATGACCCGCTGGATTCGGTGTACTAA
- a CDS encoding helix-turn-helix domain-containing protein codes for MTEEDLFTTAEAAAEVGFSIAAIDNWVRRGYLAPAGRRGRSNVYRLSDVFEVEKQRKHKHRRRT; via the coding sequence GTGACCGAGGAGGACCTGTTCACCACGGCCGAGGCCGCCGCCGAGGTCGGCTTCAGCATCGCCGCCATCGACAACTGGGTCCGCCGGGGCTACCTCGCCCCGGCCGGCCGCCGAGGCCGGTCCAACGTCTACCGGCTCAGCGACGTCTTCGAGGTCGAAAAGCAGCGCAAGCACAAGCACCGCCGCCGCACATGA
- a CDS encoding HNH endonuclease signature motif containing protein yields MPGDTNMPHRPDVPCARCGTLLWRGRGTLPQGQAVCHPCRRKESQPYGRRVAYETRSCAVCEATFEVRASSEQRACSVSCARRLRMSPGACDDCGKSTTRRRTSVGRLCESCATARARARWIAKNHRRRTVGRLSDVTPAYERGLRARARKCPLCSVRLTSKADRPNSKHLDHILPIAAGGTHSIGNVRIICRTCNLSRPYDGSDLDGYQLTLWAQDSAFIPMPVRPVVPRCACGTELRKGRCWTCEPSRHHIRLEAGRRAAELRAARMKWQDIADELGLGNPGAAYAAARMYGDPDVMARWPQRYEHGAVEQAVHYGGGHGKQASDRSGRPARGRGHHPAPA; encoded by the coding sequence ATGCCTGGAGACACCAACATGCCTCATCGTCCTGACGTGCCATGTGCTCGCTGCGGAACGCTGCTGTGGAGAGGGCGCGGTACCCTCCCACAAGGACAGGCGGTTTGCCATCCCTGCCGTCGCAAGGAGAGCCAGCCGTACGGCCGGCGGGTCGCGTATGAGACCCGGAGTTGCGCCGTATGTGAGGCCACGTTCGAGGTGCGCGCCAGTTCCGAGCAGCGCGCGTGTTCTGTGAGTTGCGCTCGCCGCCTCCGCATGTCGCCGGGCGCGTGCGATGACTGCGGCAAATCGACGACGCGCAGGCGTACCTCTGTCGGCCGGTTATGCGAGAGTTGTGCGACGGCGCGGGCGCGGGCGCGGTGGATCGCGAAGAACCATCGACGTCGCACCGTTGGGCGGCTGTCGGATGTCACGCCCGCCTATGAGCGCGGCTTGAGGGCGCGGGCGCGCAAGTGCCCTCTGTGTTCCGTTCGGCTGACAAGCAAGGCGGATCGCCCGAACAGCAAGCATCTTGATCACATACTCCCGATCGCCGCCGGCGGTACGCACTCGATCGGGAACGTGCGGATCATCTGCCGTACGTGCAACCTGAGCCGTCCGTACGACGGTTCGGACCTCGACGGCTATCAACTCACCTTGTGGGCTCAGGATTCAGCGTTCATTCCAATGCCAGTCCGGCCTGTGGTCCCACGTTGCGCGTGTGGCACAGAACTGCGAAAAGGGCGTTGCTGGACATGTGAGCCTTCGCGTCATCACATCCGGCTAGAAGCTGGGAGGCGTGCCGCAGAGCTGCGGGCGGCACGGATGAAGTGGCAGGACATTGCGGACGAGCTGGGATTGGGGAATCCGGGGGCTGCGTACGCCGCGGCGCGCATGTACGGCGATCCGGACGTGATGGCACGCTGGCCGCAGCGATATGAGCACGGGGCGGTCGAACAAGCCGTGCACTACGGAGGTGGCCATGGCAAGCAGGCCTCAGATCGGAGTGGTCGGCCAGCACGTGGCCGGGGCCATCACCCGGCTCCGGCATGA
- a CDS encoding helix-turn-helix domain-containing protein, giving the protein MASRPQIGVVGQHVAGAITRLRHDRGLEQRDLAERVSTAGRPLTASVLSKIESGSRRIDVDDLAAIANALGASPALLLTSTDNEPGLVYGPVADAVRADIEALGDLVGVEPSLAQMACRLAMEIDAGGGEDHRLLSQLNRELRATLAQLLEGRPEKSDDDELDDLADPV; this is encoded by the coding sequence ATGGCAAGCAGGCCTCAGATCGGAGTGGTCGGCCAGCACGTGGCCGGGGCCATCACCCGGCTCCGGCATGATCGCGGCTTGGAGCAGCGGGACCTGGCCGAGCGGGTCAGCACGGCCGGGCGACCGCTGACCGCCTCGGTCCTGAGCAAGATCGAGTCGGGTTCGCGGCGGATCGACGTCGACGACCTGGCGGCCATCGCTAACGCGCTGGGGGCCAGTCCGGCGCTGCTGCTCACCAGTACTGACAACGAGCCGGGCCTCGTGTACGGCCCTGTGGCCGATGCCGTGCGCGCCGATATCGAGGCCCTGGGTGACCTGGTCGGCGTGGAGCCGTCACTCGCACAGATGGCGTGCCGACTCGCGATGGAGATCGATGCCGGCGGAGGTGAAGATCACAGGCTCCTCTCTCAGCTGAATCGGGAGCTCCGCGCGACGCTGGCGCAGTTATTGGAGGGGCGGCCGGAGAAGTCTGATGACGATGAGCTCGACGATCTGGCAGACCCCGTTTGA
- a CDS encoding HNH endonuclease, whose product MAAGRAELATYEYRKTRARILATSTVCIVCGHGGSDAVDHIVAVKRGGARLDPQNMAPIHGVDGCPVCLRKCNNEKGDKPLAEVRRLVTSRDWYAGPSRL is encoded by the coding sequence GTGGCCGCTGGGCGGGCCGAACTCGCAACGTACGAGTACCGCAAGACCAGGGCCCGGATCCTCGCCACGTCGACCGTGTGCATCGTGTGCGGGCACGGCGGATCCGACGCCGTCGACCACATCGTGGCCGTCAAGCGCGGCGGCGCCCGGCTCGACCCGCAGAACATGGCACCCATCCACGGCGTCGACGGTTGCCCCGTCTGCCTGCGCAAATGCAACAACGAGAAGGGCGACAAGCCGCTCGCCGAAGTGCGCCGCCTGGTCACCAGCAGAGACTGGTACGCCGGGCCGTCACGCCTCTGA